One Amaranthus tricolor cultivar Red isolate AtriRed21 chromosome 1, ASM2621246v1, whole genome shotgun sequence DNA window includes the following coding sequences:
- the LOC130807889 gene encoding uncharacterized protein LOC130807889 → MMKGPVDESLCRAEVARVEIMHPQYDDPLRLILEGIEDKRCYEAASLKKLLDEPDFFMEPMMETVLEASMMIPIHPDDQEKTTFTCPYGTFAYRRMPLNLCNAPATFQRCMMAIFSNFIGDFMEVYMDDFSVYETSFEACFRSMLKQP, encoded by the exons ATGATGAAAGGACCCGTTGATGAATCACTGTGCAGAGCAGAAGTAGCAAGGGTTGAGATTATGCATCCACAATATGATGACCCTTTGAGGTTAATCTTAGAAGGAATTGAGGATAAAAGGTGCTACGAAGCCGCAAGTTTGAAGAAGTTGTTAGATGAACCAGATTTCTTTATGGAACCAATGATGGAGACAGTTTTGGAGGCTTCTATGATG ATCCCTATCCATCCAGATGATCAGGAAAAGACCACTTTTACTTGTCCCTATGGGACCTTTGCATATCGAAGGATGCCCTTGAATCTCTGCAATGCCCCCGCCACGTTTCAACGATGCATGATGGCCATTTTCTCGAATTTTATTGGGGATTTTATGGAAGTATATATGGATGATTTTTCTGTGTACGAAACATCTTTCGAAGCATGCTTTCGAAGCATGCTTAAGCAACCTTGA